The proteins below are encoded in one region of Purpureocillium takamizusanense chromosome 11, complete sequence:
- a CDS encoding uncharacterized protein (EggNog:ENOG503PB08~COG:I~COG:Q): MLYVGPQYHAMHHLDPQNYFGSTLRLVDWIIGSAVSLRGRRVAMTGSNGALGQALTHRLNLEHVKCIESLRFGIEWSYDTYAALAPILADTDILILAHGSKDCEDPVRANCESAVAIIELFRRIRPPSLKPEALPEVWYVGSEAELHGAWSRRMQPYTEAKRAFVPFARAYYDNKTIIYRHIVPAAFRSSMGPALVTAHWAAAVALWWIKRGARYVPVTYTGFAYANYFRFKYHVKPFDASIGHVDSVNHSDS, from the coding sequence ATGCTGTACGTCGGCCCCCAGTACCATGCGATGCATCACCTTGACCCTCAAAACTATTTCGGCTCCACGCTGCGCTTGGTAGACTGGATCATTGGCTCGGCCGTCAGCCTGCGTGGGAGGCGCGTGGCCATGACTGGCTCCAACGGAGCCCTCGGCCAAGCACTCACCCATCGACTCAACCTAGAGCATGTCAAATGTATCGAGTCTCTGCGGTTTGGAATCGAGTGGTCCTACGACACATATGCCGCGCTCGCACCGATCctcgccgacaccgacatcTTGATTCTCGCTCATGGATCCAAGGACTGCGAGGATCCAGTCCGGGCAAACTGCGAGTCTGCCGTGGCCATCATCGAGCTGTTCAGACGGATCCGTCCGCCGTCTCTCAAACCCGAAGCCTTGCCCGAGGTGTGGTATgtcggcagcgaggccgagctccACGGCGCATGGTCGCGACGCATGCAACCCTACACGGAAGCGAAGCGAGCCTTTGTCCCCTTTGCCCGGGCGTACTACGACAACAAAACCATCATATATCGTCACATCGTTCCTGCCGCTTTCCGCTCTAGTATGGGCCCTGCACTCGTTACGGCTCAttgggcggccgcggtggcgctTTGGTGGATTAAACGTGGAGCGAGATATGTCCCGGTGACATATACCGGCTTTGCCTACGCCAACTACTTCCGATTCAAGTACCATGTCAAGCCTTTCGACGCGTCCATCGGCCATGTAGACTCTGTGAACCATAGCGATAGCTAA